The Chloroflexia bacterium SDU3-3 genome includes the window AAGTTCTAGCGCTTTATCTGCCTTCAAAATTGTAAATATTTTTTTGTTTAATTCATTCAAAGAATAGCTTACCCTTCGCATCAGTGCCCGCCTCACGCCTGGTCATTTTTGGCTTTGTGATGCAGATCGCTGCTGCCTTACGACGCAAGGCAGGGCGGTGAAATCCGCATGAAAACGATACAAGCAAAAGGTAGAGATATGAAAGTTGTTCAGGTAATCCTTACATCTCTCTACCGTTACTTTCCTTACAGGGCAATACACGTGACAAATAGTTGACGCCCAAAAATATCGATGTAAAGATTTTATGTTCTTCTGAAGCATTCTAGCGACGCCGCGCATTCACTCGGCCTGATCGATCTGTCAAGTAATAGGATTTTTTGCAAAAAATTGCGCATTGACATGCAGCGTATACCTTGATACGATAGGCCCGCACCAAAATTCGCTGGTGTAAAACTCCGTTTCCTTAACCCGTCCTGAACTCTGTTTCTATCAATCCACTATCAGACGTAGCCCCCTGTGGGAAGAAGGTTGTGTATGAACTCACCTGTCGCCCGTACCAGCCAGATCGGCATGATCGACCAGATGATGTACGCCATTGTGTGGCATAGTCAGAAGCAGATCACACATACCCTCACCCAGCCCGAGATCGACCTCACGCTGCCCCAGCTGATGACGCTATTTGCCGTGCAGAACAGCGGCCCCTGCCGCATGAGCCTGCTGGCCGACCTGACACGCCAATCGGCGGGCACGCTCACCGGGATCGTGGATCGGCTGATCGCCGACGGGCTGCTGGAGCGGGCGCGCAATGTCAACGACCGCCGCGTGATCGAGGTGGCGCTCACCGCCGAGGGCGAGCGACGGCTCAATGGGGCCGTGGGCGCGCGCCGCGAGGAGATGCAAAAAGCGCTCAATATGTTCACCGACACCGACCTATCTGAATTCGCCCAGTTCCTCCAGCGCTTCCTGGACCGGCTCCACCACAATACACCGATCACCAACGACTAAATACAAAAGCGTTGTTTTCTACTCTATTGTAAAACACCCTGTAACACGAGTAATAGCAGTTTCTGGCAATGACCGCCACTTCTACCAGAGAAACGATAGATAGGTAGCTCTTTTGCGCATCGCACACCTACTGCCGAGTATCGCACGCCCATAGCCAAAAGACGACAGCAGAGGGCGAGCAGTTCTCATCGAACATCACACCTAAATGGAGCTATCGCAACCACCTATGAATGCGCCACATAGCTGCCAATGGTATAATTCCTCATCGTAGCACAAGCGTCTATGCATCATGAGGTTCAGCTATGCTAGACCGCGTCGATCTTGACCGAACGGTCGGCAAAGAAACGTATCAGCGGCAGCTACCAAAACTGCAGCAGCGGCTGTACGATCTCGAAGTTGAGATCATCGCTTCCAAGATACCGATCGCGATTATTTTTGAAGGGTGGGCTGGCACATCGAAGATCGGCACAATCGGGGCGCTGAGCCGACGGCTCGACCCGCGCGGCCTGCGCATCCACCCGATCACCCCGCCCACCACGGTGGATAGCGAATACCCCTGGCTCAAGCGCTTCTGGCAGCGCATCCCCGCCTATGGCGAGATCGGCATCTTCGACCGCTCGTGGTACCGCGAGGTCATCAACGGGCGCGCGCAGAAGAATCTCTCGCAGGCCGACTATATCCAGCAGTGCGAAGACATCGTCTCGTTCGAGCGCATGCTCAACGACGATGGCGTGATCTTGCTCAAGTTTCTGCTACACATCTCGAAAAAAGAGCAGCAGAAGCGCTTCGAGGAGATCTTGGCCAACCGCGTCACCGCCATCCAGGTGACGCCCGACGACCTCTGGCAGCACAAGCACTACGACCGCTTCTGGCATGTGACCGAGGATCTGCTGGCCCGCACCACCACGCCCAACGCGCCCTGGACGATCATCCCCGCCAACGACAAGAGCTACGCTCAGCTGACCGTGCTGGAGCAGATCATCGCCAAGATCGAGCAGCGCGTGCAGCCCCACGAGGGCGCGACCATGCCCCTGGCCGCCCGCCCCGCGCCACCCGCGCCGCCCGCCCCCGCCAGCACGCCGCCCGCCTACGACGCGGCCAGCGTGCTGCGCTCGCTGGACCTGAGCAAGCGGCTGGATGAGCAGGACTACAACCACAAGCTGGCCAAACTGCAGGCCAAGCTCTACCTGCTGGGGCTGGCGGCCTACAAGCAGAAGCGCCCGGTGGTGCTGGTGTTCGAGGGCTGGGATGCGGCGGGCAAGGGCGGCACGATCAAGCGGATCACCGAGCCGATGGATCCGCGCGCCTATGTGGTGCACGCAATCGCCAAGCCCGACGGCGAGGACAAGCAGCACCACTACCTCTACCGCTTCTGGCGGCGGCTGCCCCAGCGCGGCCAGATCGCCATCTTCGACCGCTCGTGGTATGGCCGCGTGCTGGTCGAGCGCATCGAGGGCTTCGCCCGCACCGACGAGTGGCAGCGCGCCTACGCCGAGATCAACGAGTTCGAGCGCCAGCTGGTGGATTTCG containing:
- a CDS encoding MarR family transcriptional regulator, with protein sequence MNSPVARTSQIGMIDQMMYAIVWHSQKQITHTLTQPEIDLTLPQLMTLFAVQNSGPCRMSLLADLTRQSAGTLTGIVDRLIADGLLERARNVNDRRVIEVALTAEGERRLNGAVGARREEMQKALNMFTDTDLSEFAQFLQRFLDRLHHNTPITND
- the pap gene encoding polyphosphate:AMP phosphotransferase encodes the protein MLDRVDLDRTVGKETYQRQLPKLQQRLYDLEVEIIASKIPIAIIFEGWAGTSKIGTIGALSRRLDPRGLRIHPITPPTTVDSEYPWLKRFWQRIPAYGEIGIFDRSWYREVINGRAQKNLSQADYIQQCEDIVSFERMLNDDGVILLKFLLHISKKEQQKRFEEILANRVTAIQVTPDDLWQHKHYDRFWHVTEDLLARTTTPNAPWTIIPANDKSYAQLTVLEQIIAKIEQRVQPHEGATMPLAARPAPPAPPAPASTPPAYDAASVLRSLDLSKRLDEQDYNHKLAKLQAKLYLLGLAAYKQKRPVVLVFEGWDAAGKGGTIKRITEPMDPRAYVVHAIAKPDGEDKQHHYLYRFWRRLPQRGQIAIFDRSWYGRVLVERIEGFARTDEWQRAYAEINEFERQLVDFGTIICKFWMHVSPGEQLRRFEERKAVRYKAWKLTDEDWRNRERWHEYEDAVEDMVRFTSTPRAPWHVVASEDKLYGRIRTIRTIVRQLEDELGKVKL